A region of Chitinophaga horti DNA encodes the following proteins:
- a CDS encoding NAD(P)H-dependent flavin oxidoreductase: MNNRITSLFGIEYPIIQAGMIWASGWRLASAVSNAGGLGILGAGSMYPHILREHIQKCKAATDKPFGVNLPLLYPDIDQHVKIIREEGVKIVFTSAGNPKTWTPVLKAAGITVVHVVSSSKFALKSQEAGVDAVVAEGFEAGGHNGREETTTMVLIPAVRDAVTIPLIAAGGIADGRAMAAAFALGAEGVQVGSRFVATPEASSHLHFKEAVLKAQEGDTLLSLKKLAPVRLLRNAFYDAVREAEAGGASAEAMQSLLGRGRAKKGMFEGELEEGELEIGQVSALIKEITPAADVVKEIWDGFNATRARLAGL; encoded by the coding sequence ATGAACAACCGTATTACATCGTTATTCGGCATTGAATACCCGATCATACAAGCCGGCATGATATGGGCGAGCGGCTGGCGGCTGGCCAGTGCGGTGAGCAATGCGGGCGGACTGGGAATACTGGGCGCAGGCAGTATGTACCCACACATATTACGTGAGCATATCCAAAAATGCAAAGCTGCTACCGATAAACCCTTCGGCGTAAACCTGCCCCTCCTGTACCCTGATATTGACCAGCATGTAAAGATCATCCGGGAAGAAGGCGTGAAGATCGTATTTACATCGGCCGGTAATCCTAAAACGTGGACGCCTGTACTGAAAGCCGCCGGCATCACCGTGGTACATGTTGTTTCCAGCTCCAAATTCGCGCTGAAAAGCCAGGAAGCAGGCGTAGACGCTGTTGTGGCCGAAGGCTTTGAAGCGGGCGGCCACAACGGCCGCGAAGAAACGACGACGATGGTATTGATACCGGCCGTGCGTGATGCGGTGACGATTCCATTGATAGCGGCGGGCGGTATCGCAGACGGCCGTGCGATGGCGGCGGCATTTGCGTTGGGGGCGGAAGGCGTGCAGGTGGGCAGCCGGTTTGTCGCTACGCCGGAGGCATCCTCACACCTTCACTTTAAAGAAGCAGTGCTGAAAGCACAGGAAGGCGATACGCTTTTGTCGTTGAAAAAACTGGCGCCCGTGCGGTTGCTGCGGAATGCATTTTATGATGCCGTGCGCGAGGCCGAAGCGGGCGGCGCGAGCGCAGAGGCCATGCAAAGTTTACTGGGGCGTGGCCGTGCGAAGAAAGGCATGTTCGAAGGGGAGCTGGAAGAAGGCGAACTGGAAATCGGGCAGGTGAGCGCGTTGATCAAAGAGATTACACCCGCGGCAGATGTGGTGAAAGAAATATGGGATGGGTTTAACGCTACACGCGCGAGGCTGGCCGGATTATAA
- a CDS encoding TlpA disulfide reductase family protein, whose protein sequence is MKRLVITALCAAPLMAFAQGGAYVIKGKIGKLNAPAKVYLDKREDGNNTLDSVVLKDGAFTFKGNVRQPLLAMMVLDHTGEGMGQGMMNMDRHLLYLEKGNISVVGQEKLEAAKITSPANKEYDRYKAFISPFDSAMAGINRDFNAVPDEQKGEEAFRKQLDTRFRAAINEKKALQEQFIKANPKSFFSIVALKELSVMNNMDMHVIEPLFNGLSDELRMTVAGREFAESMNKEKALVEGKQAPDFTQNDVNDKPVKLSDFRGKYILLDFWASWCGPCRQENPHVVKAFNAFKDRNFTVLSVSLDKEGNKAAWLKAIEQDGIGEWTHVSDLKYWNNDVARMYGVRGVPTNYLIDPAGKIIAKNLRGAELEKKLSEVIAN, encoded by the coding sequence ATGAAAAGATTAGTGATAACGGCATTATGCGCAGCGCCCTTAATGGCTTTTGCACAGGGCGGGGCATATGTGATCAAAGGAAAAATCGGGAAGCTGAACGCACCTGCGAAAGTGTACCTGGATAAACGCGAAGACGGCAATAATACGCTCGACTCCGTAGTGTTAAAGGATGGCGCGTTTACGTTTAAAGGCAACGTACGTCAACCACTGCTCGCCATGATGGTACTTGACCATACCGGCGAAGGAATGGGACAGGGCATGATGAACATGGACCGCCACCTGCTGTACCTCGAGAAGGGAAACATTTCGGTGGTAGGACAGGAGAAGCTGGAAGCTGCAAAGATTACGTCTCCGGCTAATAAAGAGTATGACCGTTACAAAGCGTTCATCTCCCCGTTCGACTCGGCTATGGCAGGCATCAACCGCGACTTCAACGCGGTGCCCGATGAGCAGAAAGGAGAGGAAGCGTTCCGTAAACAACTGGATACCCGTTTCCGCGCAGCGATCAATGAAAAAAAAGCCTTGCAGGAGCAGTTCATCAAAGCAAACCCGAAATCTTTCTTCAGCATCGTAGCATTAAAAGAACTGTCGGTGATGAATAACATGGACATGCATGTGATTGAACCACTGTTCAACGGCCTGAGCGACGAACTGCGCATGACCGTTGCGGGCCGGGAGTTTGCAGAGTCTATGAATAAGGAAAAAGCGTTGGTAGAAGGTAAGCAGGCGCCGGATTTTACACAGAACGATGTGAACGACAAGCCTGTCAAGCTCTCTGACTTTCGCGGTAAGTACATCCTGCTCGACTTCTGGGCCAGCTGGTGTGGCCCTTGCCGCCAGGAGAACCCGCACGTGGTAAAGGCGTTCAACGCATTTAAAGACCGCAACTTTACGGTACTGAGTGTATCGCTCGATAAGGAAGGCAACAAAGCTGCCTGGCTTAAAGCGATCGAACAAGACGGTATAGGGGAGTGGACGCACGTGTCTGACCTCAAGTACTGGAACAACGACGTGGCCCGTATGTACGGCGTTCGCGGCGTGCCAACGAACTACCTGATCGATCCTGCCGGTAAAATAATTGCTAAGAACCTCCGCGGTGCGGAGCTGGAAAAGAAACTTTCCGAGGTGATCGCCAATTAA
- a CDS encoding PKD-like family lipoprotein produces the protein MKNLFVYIAAGVALFLTSCSRDLGDYDYKDVPDPIVEQLTDSTFQALVGDSLIITPVVKLASGKTNYSILWKVLVGDEMRSYEYEGKSLRTVFGFGSKYYPGLMILTDSSTGMKYFYKFGIQGNTEFTKGVLVLSESADKSHFSFVKTDGSVQADLYKAMHGEDLPAGAQQILVMRSLYNNNGSVSNYWLTTKNGGVQLNVNTLARVRYLSQFFFTTPTSISNGKYKVLNDGTLMAVINNLVWFGAFETAPTASTFGFFGAPVNGRYNVGPQLIENMTEAQSYILGFDNTRRAFVRFAGRSYVDTTYTVRDSLFNPKDLKMSMIHMERFSDEDLYAFVDSAGQKVKELYFSLNFTNSDQFRARKIRTSPLNGYIKPNTVWSKGIEKDFYFSSEGKVYRYNPLNDEIRALNYDFGGKEITMIKVQNNGDLMLVGVQGEVVYLDVSTGRNGAFIKKIEGIPGSPRDVVIRE, from the coding sequence ATGAAGAATTTATTTGTATACATAGCAGCAGGCGTCGCACTTTTTCTTACATCCTGCTCACGCGATCTGGGCGACTATGATTATAAAGACGTACCCGATCCTATCGTGGAACAATTGACGGATAGTACCTTTCAGGCGTTGGTAGGCGATAGCCTTATTATCACGCCCGTGGTAAAGCTGGCCTCCGGGAAGACTAACTACTCCATCCTTTGGAAGGTCCTGGTAGGCGACGAAATGAGGTCTTATGAGTATGAAGGTAAATCACTTCGTACGGTATTCGGTTTCGGCTCTAAATACTATCCCGGTTTAATGATCCTGACCGATAGCAGCACCGGTATGAAGTACTTCTATAAATTCGGGATTCAGGGTAATACGGAGTTCACCAAAGGTGTACTGGTCTTGAGCGAAAGTGCTGATAAGTCACATTTCTCTTTCGTTAAAACGGACGGTAGTGTGCAGGCGGACCTATATAAAGCGATGCATGGCGAAGACTTGCCAGCCGGCGCACAACAGATACTGGTAATGCGCAGCCTTTATAATAACAACGGCTCGGTATCTAACTACTGGCTTACGACTAAAAATGGCGGTGTGCAGCTGAATGTAAATACGCTTGCACGTGTACGTTACCTGTCACAGTTTTTCTTCACCACGCCCACCAGTATTTCTAACGGAAAGTATAAAGTGCTGAACGATGGAACGCTCATGGCGGTGATCAATAACCTGGTATGGTTTGGCGCGTTTGAAACCGCTCCTACTGCCAGCACCTTCGGCTTCTTTGGCGCACCGGTAAACGGCCGTTACAACGTAGGACCTCAGCTGATCGAGAATATGACGGAAGCACAGTCTTACATCCTTGGCTTCGATAACACGCGTAGAGCATTCGTACGCTTCGCCGGCAGGTCTTATGTAGATACGACTTACACCGTGCGCGATTCGCTCTTCAATCCAAAAGACCTGAAGATGAGCATGATCCACATGGAGCGTTTCTCCGATGAAGACTTATACGCTTTCGTGGACAGTGCGGGTCAAAAAGTAAAAGAACTTTACTTCAGCCTCAACTTTACCAACAGCGACCAATTCCGCGCCCGTAAAATTCGCACCTCTCCGCTGAATGGCTACATCAAGCCGAACACCGTATGGTCAAAGGGTATTGAGAAAGACTTCTACTTCAGCTCTGAAGGTAAGGTGTATCGCTACAACCCGCTGAACGACGAAATAAGGGCCTTAAACTATGACTTCGGCGGTAAAGAAATTACGATGATCAAAGTACAGAACAACGGCGACCTGATGCTCGTTGGTGTACAAGGCGAAGTTGTTTACCTCGATGTAAGCACAGGCCGTAACGGTGCATTTATCAAGAAAATAGAAGGCATTCCCGGTAGTCCGAGAGATGTGGTGATCCGCGAGTAG
- a CDS encoding DUF4843 domain-containing protein yields the protein MKHLLKLALICTVLFCACEKAAQEMTYDAPDNIYFDFLNRNTNVRTDSVSFSFALFPEKGSDTIWLPVRISGNRDSVDRKFKLGVIDSATTAIAGTHYEALKSDYILPADSGTQQVPIILLNTDPALKTGSVRLKLKLVASDDFAPNVKGWDTAKVIFSNQLLKPSWWDAWGGMLGGYSRIKHELFFISTKATKLPDSPAEWEQIPRVLTFGRILGGFLRDPQLWIDGHKDEGYTLETINSTTKEFYNVGNPATRYTFRLNASDNNYYFIDESGNRIIPQM from the coding sequence ATGAAACATCTTTTGAAACTGGCCTTAATCTGCACTGTACTGTTTTGCGCCTGCGAAAAGGCAGCCCAGGAAATGACGTACGATGCACCCGATAACATATATTTCGATTTCCTGAACAGGAACACGAATGTCCGTACCGACAGCGTGTCGTTTTCTTTCGCGTTGTTCCCGGAAAAGGGCTCCGACACGATCTGGCTGCCGGTGAGAATTTCCGGTAACCGCGACTCGGTTGACCGCAAGTTTAAACTCGGCGTGATCGACTCCGCTACTACTGCAATAGCCGGTACACACTACGAAGCATTGAAAAGTGACTACATACTGCCCGCCGACTCTGGTACGCAACAGGTGCCGATCATCCTGCTCAATACCGATCCTGCGTTGAAGACCGGCAGTGTAAGGCTGAAGTTGAAACTGGTCGCTTCCGACGACTTCGCCCCTAACGTGAAGGGATGGGATACTGCAAAAGTGATTTTCTCTAACCAACTTTTGAAACCCTCCTGGTGGGATGCCTGGGGCGGTATGCTGGGCGGTTACTCCCGTATCAAACATGAACTGTTCTTTATAAGCACTAAGGCAACCAAATTGCCCGACTCGCCTGCCGAATGGGAACAGATCCCGCGTGTGCTTACGTTTGGTCGTATTTTAGGCGGCTTCCTCCGCGACCCGCAACTGTGGATCGATGGTCACAAAGATGAAGGATACACGCTGGAAACGATCAATAGTACTACGAAGGAGTTCTACAACGTAGGTAACCCTGCCACCAGGTACACCTTCAGGCTGAATGCCAGCGATAACAACTATTATTTTATCGACGAATCGGGTAACAGGATTATCCCGCAGATGTAA
- a CDS encoding RagB/SusD family nutrient uptake outer membrane protein — MKKYLILIIAAAATLSSCKKWLDVRPESEVEQDVLFSKEDGFKDAVNGLYSRAVIDNLYGRDLTIALPEVLAQNYTHGARDAWTYRQTSLFNYRDATFIGYRDQIWLGLYNIVANSNIILSYADKKKDVFTPATYAMVKGEALAYRAYCHFDALRLFAPSYLAGANEPGVPYSTVFSNKVPKLYSVKGVIDSVMLDLETARTLLAEYDPIRSPGYKVGYDFATDSSTEARDNQLFTQNRRHRLNYYAVTALMARVALYKGDKANALKYAQEIIDSQKFPWTVKADFVNADEQKRDRIMYKEVIFGLYAPGYLNDRINDLLRRGEDQSLTLSPSESRTIYETGGAGGDDNRYKQWFSEQSGSAGSYMRLEKYKRVDNPNRHPLLIPCIRLSEMYYIAAECTFDTDAEKAWGYFNTVRFNRGIGVELNYPSKEQFMDELMKEARKEFYGEGQIWYMYKRLNVNYPGQSGNVITASRQKFVLPFPDDEIAYGNR, encoded by the coding sequence ATGAAAAAGTATTTAATCCTCATAATAGCAGCGGCAGCCACGCTCAGTTCCTGCAAAAAGTGGCTGGACGTAAGACCGGAGTCGGAAGTGGAACAGGACGTGCTGTTCAGCAAAGAAGATGGTTTTAAGGATGCCGTTAACGGTCTTTACAGCCGTGCGGTGATTGATAACCTGTATGGCCGCGATCTCACCATCGCGCTGCCGGAAGTACTGGCACAGAATTATACCCATGGCGCCCGGGATGCATGGACTTATCGCCAAACCAGCCTGTTTAATTACAGAGACGCTACCTTCATCGGCTATCGCGATCAGATATGGTTAGGCTTATATAATATCGTGGCGAACAGTAACATCATTCTTTCTTATGCTGATAAAAAGAAAGATGTGTTTACACCCGCCACTTATGCGATGGTAAAAGGGGAGGCGCTCGCCTACCGTGCTTACTGCCACTTCGATGCGCTGCGCCTGTTCGCACCATCCTACCTCGCGGGTGCCAATGAGCCAGGTGTGCCTTACTCAACAGTGTTTTCCAACAAAGTACCAAAGTTGTATTCAGTTAAAGGTGTGATCGACTCTGTGATGCTCGACCTGGAAACAGCACGTACGCTGCTGGCAGAATACGATCCGATCAGATCGCCGGGTTATAAAGTAGGTTATGACTTCGCTACCGATTCCTCTACCGAAGCACGCGACAACCAGCTGTTTACGCAAAACCGTCGTCATCGGTTGAACTACTATGCGGTAACCGCACTCATGGCCCGTGTAGCACTGTACAAAGGTGATAAGGCAAACGCACTTAAATATGCACAGGAAATTATCGACTCCCAAAAGTTCCCATGGACGGTGAAAGCCGATTTTGTGAATGCAGACGAACAAAAAAGGGATCGCATCATGTACAAAGAAGTGATTTTCGGCTTGTATGCTCCGGGATACCTGAATGATCGCATCAATGATCTGCTTCGCCGGGGCGAAGATCAAAGTTTAACCTTATCACCCTCCGAAAGCCGCACTATTTATGAAACCGGCGGTGCAGGTGGCGACGATAACCGTTATAAACAATGGTTCAGCGAACAGTCAGGCTCCGCAGGTTCTTACATGCGCCTGGAAAAATACAAACGGGTGGATAATCCGAACAGGCATCCTTTGCTGATTCCCTGCATCCGCCTCAGCGAAATGTACTACATCGCGGCAGAATGTACGTTTGATACCGATGCCGAAAAGGCCTGGGGTTACTTCAACACGGTGCGCTTCAACCGTGGTATCGGTGTAGAATTAAACTATCCGTCCAAAGAACAATTTATGGACGAGCTGATGAAAGAAGCACGTAAGGAGTTTTACGGTGAAGGCCAGATATGGTATATGTACAAACGCCTGAACGTAAACTACCCCGGCCAGAGCGGTAACGTGATTACCGCCAGCAGGCAGAAGTTCGTACTTCCTTTCCCTGACGATGAAATAGCATACGGTAACCGGTAA
- a CDS encoding SusC/RagA family TonB-linked outer membrane protein, giving the protein MAEFNAGCVKGGIALALLLQLGTYTTAQAHDYVPAEFFWQKDVAMNFKQGPPLRNVLADMEQRYKVKINYVGNTVNGISAKAPAAKAASVKLIDYLNKFLEPLGLEAEQAASDHYIIYKKEKTSTATPANNPQRANDISPVGANAPTAISAPDHVVQQVKVFNVSGTVTDASGSAIPGASVFIKGTSTGMTTNNEGKYMLSNVRENAIVVFRMIGYKQQEFTITASRVINVKLENDIQSMKDVVITGYQKIDKNNYTGSAITITGEELKRFNSQNILQSIQSFDPSFKLLENNLAGSNPNQLPNINMRGSTALPTGTGVELSRNQMATVTNMPMFMLDGYQVGIQTIWDLDINRIASVTMLKDAAATAVYGSRASNGVLVFITKAPPEGELQVFYNYEMNLNTPDLTQYKVLNAKDKLEYEKLAGLYTENGVDNSDDLQARYYAKYKNVLAGVNTYWLAQPISNDLGHKHSLSVQGGSKTIRYGVDARYQTNKGVMQGSGRERYSLGTQLSYNLDQNRVMFRNSFTISQVKGTESPYGSFSNFVNANPYYPMRDSLGRLIREVDKWNFRDASNGNAAATSTTLNPLWEGQTGNFHNIEYLEFIDNFSAEYNINTSLKLMGNISLTKRTTETNKFASPMSNQFFNDPLDRILDRGQYNFEALNETQVDGNLTLNYNKQVAKHAFNVAVGTSMQMRKNDFKSVEAIGFTNDRFTSINFARRYAEKSPGGNRSEERLAGWFGTINYSYENRFLMDATIRTDGSSKFGSESRMATFWSYGMGWNLHNEAFLRNTFVSQFKLRATTGLTGDVNFPAYLSNTTYSYYSGDWYSTGVGAVFTAFGNNALKWQRTNNYDLGAEIGLFKDRVYFSPRYYYKHTKDLLADVNTPPSTGFGSYKENMGEMVNEGWEANLRANVIRRKNFSVNLNANFTHNRNEITKISDALKAYNEDVDKQQNEKDELKSIPLLRYKEGESVYTYYAVRSLGIDPENGREVYLTLDGKRTYDYDVRNTVAVGNSTPFLDGYFGGNVVLGNFMLEVSFYTKFGGDYYNQTLVDRVENANPWYNVDSRALTQRWKKPGDVVFYKDIANRDLTRTSSRFIQDENRVELKSVFLSYDAPASFYSRLKVKSLRCSITMNDLAYWSTIKAERGIDYPFARNFIFSLSTRF; this is encoded by the coding sequence ATGGCAGAATTTAACGCCGGCTGTGTAAAAGGAGGGATCGCCCTCGCCCTGCTGTTGCAGCTGGGAACTTACACCACGGCTCAGGCACACGACTATGTGCCGGCAGAGTTTTTCTGGCAAAAGGACGTTGCCATGAACTTTAAACAGGGGCCGCCGCTGCGTAATGTGCTCGCCGATATGGAGCAACGTTACAAAGTGAAGATCAATTATGTGGGCAACACGGTAAACGGCATCAGCGCCAAAGCGCCCGCCGCTAAAGCTGCTTCCGTTAAACTGATCGACTACCTGAACAAGTTCCTGGAACCACTGGGCCTCGAAGCCGAACAAGCCGCCTCCGACCACTACATTATCTACAAGAAAGAAAAGACATCAACTGCCACGCCAGCGAACAACCCGCAGCGTGCCAACGACATTTCACCGGTAGGAGCTAATGCGCCAACCGCTATTTCCGCGCCAGATCACGTAGTGCAGCAGGTAAAAGTATTTAACGTATCCGGTACCGTTACCGATGCTTCCGGCAGTGCCATCCCGGGCGCCTCCGTTTTCATTAAAGGTACCAGCACGGGTATGACCACCAACAATGAGGGTAAATACATGCTGAGCAACGTTCGCGAAAACGCCATCGTGGTGTTTCGTATGATCGGCTACAAACAACAGGAGTTTACTATCACCGCCAGCAGGGTCATCAACGTAAAACTGGAGAATGATATCCAGTCCATGAAAGACGTGGTGATCACCGGCTACCAGAAGATCGATAAAAATAACTATACAGGTTCTGCCATCACCATTACCGGTGAGGAGCTGAAACGCTTCAATAGCCAGAACATCCTGCAAAGTATCCAGTCGTTCGACCCTTCGTTCAAACTGCTGGAAAACAACCTGGCCGGTTCTAACCCGAACCAGCTGCCGAATATTAACATGCGTGGTTCTACCGCATTGCCTACCGGCACCGGTGTTGAATTGAGCCGTAACCAGATGGCCACGGTAACCAATATGCCGATGTTCATGCTGGATGGCTACCAGGTAGGTATACAAACCATCTGGGACCTGGACATTAACCGTATCGCTTCCGTAACAATGCTGAAAGATGCCGCCGCTACTGCGGTTTACGGCTCCCGCGCGTCGAACGGCGTACTGGTGTTTATCACCAAAGCCCCACCGGAAGGTGAACTGCAGGTATTCTATAACTACGAAATGAACCTGAACACGCCAGACCTTACACAGTATAAAGTGCTGAACGCAAAGGATAAGCTGGAGTACGAAAAGCTGGCAGGTTTGTATACGGAGAACGGGGTCGATAATTCAGACGATCTGCAGGCGCGTTACTATGCAAAATACAAGAACGTACTGGCCGGTGTAAACACCTACTGGTTAGCGCAGCCGATTTCGAACGACCTCGGACATAAACACTCGCTCTCCGTACAAGGCGGTTCTAAAACGATCCGTTACGGTGTAGATGCACGTTACCAAACCAATAAAGGCGTAATGCAAGGTTCCGGCCGCGAACGTTACAGCCTGGGTACGCAGCTCTCTTATAACCTGGATCAGAACCGGGTGATGTTCCGCAATAGCTTCACCATCTCGCAGGTAAAGGGCACCGAGTCGCCTTATGGTTCTTTTTCCAACTTCGTGAATGCGAACCCATATTACCCGATGCGTGACTCCCTGGGCCGCCTGATCCGCGAAGTGGACAAATGGAATTTCCGCGATGCGTCAAATGGTAACGCTGCCGCCACTTCTACCACGCTTAACCCGCTGTGGGAAGGTCAGACAGGTAACTTCCATAACATCGAATACCTCGAGTTTATCGATAACTTCTCCGCAGAGTATAATATTAATACTTCGCTGAAGCTGATGGGAAACATCAGTCTAACGAAACGTACTACCGAGACGAACAAGTTCGCATCACCGATGAGTAACCAGTTCTTCAACGATCCGCTGGACAGGATACTGGACCGTGGTCAGTACAACTTCGAAGCGTTGAATGAAACACAGGTAGATGGTAACCTCACGTTGAACTATAACAAACAGGTTGCGAAACATGCATTTAACGTGGCTGTGGGTACGAGCATGCAAATGCGCAAAAACGATTTTAAGTCTGTGGAGGCCATCGGTTTCACCAACGACCGTTTTACGAGCATTAACTTCGCCCGCAGGTATGCTGAGAAGTCACCGGGCGGTAACAGATCAGAGGAGCGGCTGGCCGGCTGGTTCGGTACCATTAACTACTCTTATGAAAACCGCTTCCTGATGGATGCGACCATTCGTACAGACGGCTCCTCCAAGTTCGGTTCAGAATCCAGGATGGCTACGTTCTGGTCGTATGGTATGGGCTGGAACCTGCATAACGAGGCGTTTCTCCGTAACACTTTTGTAAGCCAGTTTAAACTGCGCGCTACGACAGGTCTTACCGGCGACGTAAACTTCCCTGCTTACCTGTCCAATACTACTTACTCTTACTATAGTGGCGACTGGTACTCTACCGGTGTAGGTGCTGTGTTTACCGCTTTTGGTAACAATGCGCTGAAATGGCAACGTACCAATAACTACGACCTCGGTGCGGAAATCGGCCTGTTCAAAGACAGGGTCTATTTTTCTCCCCGTTACTATTATAAGCACACCAAAGACCTGCTGGCCGACGTAAATACGCCGCCATCCACCGGTTTTGGTTCTTATAAAGAGAATATGGGTGAAATGGTGAACGAAGGCTGGGAGGCAAACTTACGCGCCAACGTAATCCGCCGCAAAAACTTCTCCGTAAACCTGAATGCTAACTTTACGCACAACCGTAACGAAATCACGAAAATCTCCGACGCGCTCAAAGCTTACAACGAAGACGTTGACAAGCAGCAGAACGAAAAAGACGAACTGAAATCAATCCCGTTACTGCGCTATAAAGAAGGTGAATCTGTTTACACTTATTACGCCGTAAGGTCTTTGGGCATCGATCCGGAGAACGGCCGCGAAGTATATCTCACCCTGGACGGTAAACGGACTTATGATTATGATGTACGTAACACCGTAGCGGTAGGTAACTCTACCCCATTCCTGGACGGTTACTTCGGTGGTAACGTGGTATTGGGCAACTTTATGCTGGAAGTAAGCTTCTATACGAAGTTCGGCGGCGACTATTACAACCAGACACTGGTGGACCGTGTGGAGAATGCGAACCCATGGTATAACGTTGACAGCCGCGCGCTGACGCAGCGTTGGAAAAAACCTGGTGATGTGGTGTTTTATAAAGACATCGCGAACAGGGACCTTACGCGTACCAGCTCCCGCTTCATCCAGGACGAAAACAGGGTAGAGCTTAAATCGGTGTTCCTTTCTTACGATGCGCCGGCAAGTTTCTATTCCCGCCTGAAAGTAAAGAGCCTGCGTTGCTCCATTACGATGAACGATCTGGCCTACTGGTCCACGATCAAAGCAGAAAGAGGAATTGACTATCCTTTCGCAAGGAACTTCATTTTCTCATTATCCACCAGGTTCTAA
- a CDS encoding FecR domain-containing protein yields MTPKDYSIEEILEHPSFRLWVLEQDEAATSYWEQWMSDHPALRVRVMQAREVLLLIGKQGVQAKTGDASEVWQRISHSIDSGNGHIPAELSVARKGFRRAYAYAAVIAVVIVAAFAAFIFYPAGKSTFSTAMGEMKTVVLPDSSVVRLNVNSSISYGKNWDGQSDREVWINGEAFFTVMHKNNNQHFLVHTNDVDIQVVGTEFNVNTRRVKTQVVLNTGVVKLTLNGDKVPASHQTTPITMKPGDMIVYSAATAELATKRVNPEEYSSWRTNVLNFHDTPIAEVIKTLHDNMGVTINLQDTALNGQTFTGSIPMDNIGVFFKTLARSFEIKISKTGEDTYEISQQ; encoded by the coding sequence ATGACGCCAAAGGACTATTCCATCGAAGAAATTTTAGAGCATCCATCTTTTCGCCTATGGGTGTTAGAGCAGGACGAAGCCGCCACCTCCTATTGGGAGCAGTGGATGAGCGACCATCCGGCCCTTCGGGTGCGTGTGATGCAGGCCCGGGAAGTGTTGCTGCTGATAGGTAAGCAGGGCGTCCAGGCAAAAACGGGTGATGCGTCGGAGGTATGGCAACGTATCAGCCACAGCATCGATAGCGGGAACGGTCATATTCCGGCAGAACTGTCGGTGGCCCGTAAGGGTTTCCGCCGCGCTTATGCCTACGCTGCCGTTATTGCGGTCGTGATCGTAGCTGCCTTTGCTGCATTTATCTTTTATCCGGCAGGGAAAAGTACTTTCTCTACCGCGATGGGAGAAATGAAAACGGTGGTATTGCCCGATAGTTCGGTGGTGCGACTCAACGTAAATTCCAGCATCAGTTATGGTAAAAACTGGGATGGCCAATCCGACCGCGAGGTATGGATCAATGGCGAAGCTTTTTTTACCGTGATGCATAAAAATAATAACCAGCACTTTTTAGTACATACCAATGATGTGGATATACAAGTGGTGGGCACCGAGTTTAACGTAAATACAAGGCGTGTAAAAACGCAGGTGGTGCTGAATACGGGCGTGGTTAAACTCACCCTTAACGGCGATAAAGTGCCGGCATCACATCAAACAACACCTATTACCATGAAACCGGGCGATATGATCGTTTACTCCGCCGCTACTGCGGAACTGGCGACCAAACGCGTAAACCCGGAAGAATATTCATCCTGGCGCACCAATGTGCTTAACTTTCATGACACACCGATCGCGGAAGTCATCAAAACACTGCACGATAATATGGGCGTTACTATTAACCTGCAAGACACGGCCCTCAACGGGCAAACTTTTACGGGCAGCATTCCGATGGATAACATCGGTGTGTTCTTTAAAACATTAGCGAGATCATTCGAGATTAAAATCAGTAAAACAGGGGAAGATACTTACGAGATCAGCCAGCAATAG